The DNA window ATACCAAGTTTTTGTTTAGAAAATAAacatatataaagagataaAACTAACTATATGGTTATACCAAGTTATTTTGAGTAGTACATACCAATTGGAGCCTATATCTTAATTATAAATCTATGAAGGAAGTTGCACCTTAGATCACAATCATGACCAGGAAAGCAGTTTTACAATGGTGTATAAATCACATAATCATCTATTCTCTATTATAGTATATAAAAAGAGAGACCAAAATAGTGTTTAACAAGCTAATGACacctaatttttaattttctatgaATTTGTTATGTTAACACTAAACTTAGTTAACatagagataaaaatatatctatataatCACATTTAGAATATCATAGTAAATAGCATCTATGTAACCAACTTACcatcaatttcataatttttcatattaaacTCTTCAATTATCTAGAAGATGTTAGTTTATATCAAGAGTCTAAATTCTAATATTGCATGTCCTATTGTTGAGTAaacattattttataaaatgaatttaattttgaggcACGGCCAATGTAAAATAGTTTTACACGTGTATCCAATTACGCGAGACCacattagtaaaaataactacCTTTCACATTGACTGCGTGAATAGTCATCCAAAAAGAATGGATGTGATTGCACGACTTTGTAAAACGCTTTACATtgtcagtgcatcaaaattaaactcttataaaattataaaaaaaaagagatcaaAGTAGTATTAAAGTAGGCTAATGACACCTAAGTATTATGTAACTAACCTATCatcaatttcataatttctcACGTTGAATTCttcaattatataaaaaaaattatattatagaaAATGTTAGTTCATATCAATGGTTTAAATTCTAATATTGCATGTCCTATTTGTTGagtaaactttattttataaaattatgaaaattatataaagaagagatcaaaatattattaaagtaagctaatgacattaaagattttaagttctatataaaattatcacattaatactaaatttaatttttaaaaacacaGAAAATATCATATTCATTTAGAAGCttttaataatgataataaaatttgacaACCAATTATATTAATGACATAAAGACTGAAAACACtatgtaaaaactaaaaattgtgtATATTCATAAATGAATAGAactgaaataaaaatatttgtcatTATTTGAGAATTATACATATTTTCACTCCTATACTAAAAATGTTAGAATGCAAGAAGTAAATCCATATATTTGTGAAtcatttttaaatcaatacttagagaagaaaaaaaaaagtcaaacagGTTATATGTAGatttatacaaaatatatatatttgtatataatacAGTATTTACTatacattttaaaattagattaaataattctattagaaaatattttattaaacattttAAATTACTTTATTTTCTAATACCAGAGAATATTCTCATTTATATCCTTGTATGTGCGAATTTAAATCTAGTTAAGACTATTTCTGAGGCCTACACTTCGGTCAAACCACCATGAAATTCTTCAGTGTGTATACACTAAAAATAGACAACAATCTTTGCATTGCCTTATAGCTAATTCaagtcttttttttaataaatctaGTGGTAGAATTTTAAGTTAGGATGACAGGCAGCAAAATTATTATCTTCAGATTTCTTGAAGATCTCTTCCTAACTAGTGAAAAGACATAGGTTTAACGAAAAATTGCTTATCAAAAGTTAACATGTGGCTCTCAACTAAAGTTAACAAACGGTGTAATTGTGGCTGAATCATCACAGTTTCCATCATCTATCCCATTATCCCAAAATGAACAGACAAGCACTAGCAGCACTGCATGAAAACATTGTAGTAATGAATGTTGACCAGTTCAATTTACCTCTGATATAAGGGGCGTTCAGCTATACGCAAGAAAGAGATAAGCCTGTCCGTCAAACTCATTGCTCCACGTATACCACCCCATAGTAAAGCAATCTTTCCAACTAGCCTCAACAGGCCACCTTTCTGTCCTAAATCAGCAAGCATTGCAACCAGCCTGTTCAAGAACGGCAAGTTGTGAGAAATCATTATTAGAAAGAAAATGTAAAAGAAGAGGAAGTCAATGTGTCTTGGTATATTATGCATCTTCTGACCTCTCTTGATCCACCTCACCACCTTCTTTAGTAGGTACAACTGGAGCAGCAACTGACATTGCTTTCTCTGCAAGGCTTGTAACTAGGTTATTCTGGTTCTTCTCAGAGACCTCTTCTACAAACTGTTTTGGTCCCTTTTGATGTTGATCCTTGATTTTCAAAGGCAATGATGATCTTTCAGCAGTTCCGCTGCCTTGTTGTGGATCCTGGAACAGAAATATCAAACTCAGATAACTCTTTCTCAACAAACCAGCAGTTTTATTTTAACTTAGCAAACTGGTAATCAGTCTGCTTCACAGCTTTCACCACACTGAATTTTGGGATATACACAGTTCAATATGGTTTGACATCAATAGAAACTTTAGGAAAAAGTAAATGCTTACGCGAAACAGAAGTACAAAGGGAAACACTAAATAATAAATGAGTCAGCATGCAGAGGCCAATTAATGACCAAGTTGAGCACATACTGAAATGCTTCAATGTCATTCCTAATTACCTATATCCAAAATATAGTTAAATAGATCAAATactaagacaaaaaaataaccCATATCTACATGTATAGATGTTTACAGTGTAACAAAGAAGGCAGAAACCATTATGAATTGATGGAACTAATACCTCTTGTTGCATAAGTAGAGCAGAAGCACCTAGAGCAGCTGTAACAGCGCCAACCATGACAGTATTTTTGTTCGAATTTTCTGATATACTTTCTGCCTCCTCTCTCTTGGTGGGATTCTCCAAACTACTCTTCTCTAGGGGCACTTGATCTATCTCAGCAACAGTGACGTTGCCATAATTCTTTTTGCCAGGTTTTTCCTCATTTTCATCACTATGAGATACTCTCTGTACATTATCTTGAAGCGTAGTTACATTAAAATATTCTCTCAAGGCAGCTAAGATGGACCCTACAATAACACCAACAGGCATCACTAGTCTCAGGTAACCCGTTTCCTGAACAGAGGATGAAATTACACCAATGATATGCTCCCCATCAAGAGTTCCAATTTTCTCTGCATCACCCTGTACAATATGAAATTGACCTTCTGTGCATAATTGCACCTTACTATGTGCAACAGCAAGTGATATCTCATTCGCCACATGTTCGAGATCTACTTCAAGTGTCAATTTCATTTCATTCATTTCTGATGCATTCAGTTTGCGACCAACTTCTATCTTCAAAGCATCTAATACTCTCTTTTTCACAAATTGGATCAATTCCTCTGACTGCTCACTTGTATCAATCACCTCATTCATAGTGTCTGATGACACGAACTCTTCGATAGGTTCTTGTTTTTTGTCAGTATCTAATATTACGTATGATGGTTCAATATATTCCTGTGCATCAGAAGATTTTGCAGATGAGTGGGCCTTCATCTTTAATACAGCCTCCTCGCTAGTTGCAGGGTAATTAGCAGCATTTTCTATGTTTTGTGGTTGATCAAAGAGCTTCCATTGACCTTCTGCTGGGAAGTAGTCAAGAAACAATGCAGTTGTGGTGTCTAAATCAAGTGATTTGGAAGGAATCTTTGAAACAAGACATTTACGGAGGTATTCATTATAGGGAGAGTCCCCATATAAGAGTGGCATTCTATTTACTGGTTGTTGTCCATCCCATTTATGAGAGAGAAATCTTTGGTCAATCAATTGACTATTCATGTTAGTTCCTTTATGAACTATATGGTTTTCAGAGTCACAATTTTCAGAATTGAAGACTCCGCTCctgttagttgtgtggagggtATTAGTTAGTTGTTCCCCTTTATCACAAGAATCACTCTCCAAGCACACGGCATTGTTGTGATTTTTGCCAGAAGAACCACCAGATGTCTTGGAATCCATGCTTTGATCATCAGAATGCTTCTTTTCTCCTAACTCCCGTTCGAAGTCTTTTCCATTCTTGTCTTCACCTTTGTTGTTTGAGCTCTGCTCAAGCTGAGATAGCATGTTTTCTATTACACCAAACACACTATTGATAGCCACTTGGGTGGAATCATCCATCCCAGTCAAGGCATCCAGTGCTTGAGAAACACTAAAGACAGCAGAACTAGAATCAGATCTAGTTGAGTTAGTTTGATGTGAAATATGCTGTGTATTTTTGTTGTCTTTCTTCTCACTATCATTACCCTCCCCTTCTGTTGTTTGGTGCTCAGAGGGCATAGGAGGCGAAGTCAGATCTTTTGCATCTGTTAACGTCATTTTACTTTGATCACCTTCCCCTTCTGTTGTTTGGTGCTCAGAGGGCCTAGCAGGCGAAGACATATCTTTTGCATCTGTTAATGTCATTTTACTTTGATCATTTGAGAGATCCTGACTTTTTTGCTCAACCTTCTGAACATTACTCTCTTCCTTCATGTCTGTTCTAGCCATTTCACTGTTTGGGTTTTTCTGTTCAGCACCAGCTTCTGCTTCAATGCGAACTACCTCAGCAGGTTGGCTCGGAGTGTATGGTTTTGCACCTGTTTCAGATCCCTTCTCACCATGATCAATATCagtgtttttttcttttaactccTCTTTGGTGCCATTATTGTCTCTAGACTCACTAGTTTCCGCCCTAGAAGAACCAACTTCATTGCCGGATTCTTGAGATTGGGTTAAATTTCCTGAATTTGATGATTTCTCCAAgggaagaacttctgtttctgTTTTTCCAGCAGGCTTGCCCGTGCCGTCTGATACATTGTCAGAGCCACCAACAGAACCACTAGTCTTTTTCATCTGATTCGATGAGGACTGATCAGCTAACACACCTTCAGTACCTGATGATACTCTGGATTTTTCTTGGTTCTTTTTACCTGATAATGCTTCGCGGGACTGAGGAATATGAAGAATCTTATCAAACTTCAATTCAGACCCACGTGCATGCATAATTGCAGTCACAGAATCTGTTAACTTCCCACGAACATCTTCTGGCACAGCATCTTGCAAAGCTTTCATGAGTGTCTCTCCTTGACCCACAGCAGTTAATACCTTCAAATTAGTAACAAACGTCACCGCAATACAAAACTTTAAAGCCAAGCTAAAATTTACGCAAGCATACAAGTAAATATAACATTGTATACAAATCGATGTAGAAAACCAAGCGATGCCACGCCTGTTTTTAAAGGCCATAAGTTAGACACTATTTTTAGCAAAGCATACACTAGTATAAAAGTGAGATTTTTATCCTCTAAACAACATGAAACATCATGAAGccacataaacataaaaaaaaaggggggagggAGGGGGACAAAATAACATAATCATATTCTCGTAGACCAATAGTCCAAAAGTTTTTGGTAATTGATTGAAACTTTAACATCCAATTAACCAAGTCCATAAGAGCAAAGAATGAATAATAgccaattttgaaaatttatataaaataaatagtcaAATGATCAGAAactgttataaaaaaataaacatgaagaattacaattcaATTCAGAATGATATGAATCTTTGATATGATTAAAGGAAAAGCTTCAACCGCAGGAGGGATATTCGTGTATACATTTACCAATACGGGGGAAGGTGAAGAAACAATGGTGTGATAGAACATAAATAAACCCGACAAACAAAGAAATGGCACCTCGCAGATAACACATTAAACTTTACCTTTTTCTTCTGCTCTTCTGTTAGAGTACCAGGCATGGTAACGTCAAGCATATTTATTACCACTTGTGCTGTCTGTAGAACTTGACCATTTTCACCATCTATAGAGCCGACATTCCCTTCTTCAATTACTTTGGCATCAGTGGAGCTTGTCTCCTGTAAAGCACCATTTTTTACTTGCAATCTCATATCTTCATGGTAAAGATTACTTTGTAAATCCTGTTTGGGCCTGACATTGAGGTTGGCATCAGTATTACTTTCTTCGAGAAAATCTTGAGTAGGATCAACCAAATATCCATTAAATGCATCCGATCGAGTAAGATCCAACAATTTCCTTGCTTTATCATTCTTATCTGGTCTTATTTCCTCTACAACAGCCAGTCCCTTAGAAGGATTTACGGTAACATCTATATCTGTCAGAAGAGGATGACGTCCCTTTAAGAGTCCAAGCTCCACAGCTGTGAGCCACTACAAATATAACACACATAAAATAACACTCAAAACAATAGAATAGAAAAGACACGGCTAGAAGAATTCCAAACTTGaggaataataaatatatttaaataaataaataaataagacaaCATGATCATGCATAATTAGATAGCAAGAGAGGTTTACCTCAATTGTTAGAAGCTGGCACCATGACATAGCAGTGTCAGTATCAATAACACTAGATGGTGAACAAGAACATAGGAGCAGGCTTGTGTATGGATTTTCTGCAATCAGATTGCGTGGAACTGAGAAAGCTGGAATCATCGCATTATCACTCTGATAAAATTACATAATGGTAAGTCTTGTGgatttgcatgcatgcatagGGAAGTTAGCACTTGGCAAATAACAAATCACATGAAAGTAATGCATATAGAACATAATGGAGATGTtggcataaaaactaaaaagtaatGCATGTTTACCTGTATGAAGAGAACAGGAATTTTGATATCCCTAATCACATTCCGTGAGCTGCATTTTGAATAAAAGTCTTGTATTGCTCCAAACCCATAAGATACCATAGATATTGCTTCATCAAAGTCACGTACAGATTTTGCCAACAGAGCCTTTTCCACATCAAAATCTTTTGTTTTGCCTTGAAACAGTGCCTACAGATTGATATGTTTGTATAGAATGATTTCCAGAGAAATCACAATAAATGTTGTTAAgagatatgtgacatataatagAATACAAATGCATATGTGAAATCAGATTGCATGGGTTATCTCAATGCAGGTTAAGTAAAGAATGAAAGTAACTAGTTTACCTGATTGGTTTGTAGAATATCTATGAGTCCATTGGTGAGTTTCTGATCGGAAATATTATGGTAAGGTGATGTCCTTGTAGCTTCATCCAAATCAAAAGGATTGTCTATACACGTGACTGCTGTGAGCGGTGTTCTCTCCCCAACCTCTGCCAGGTATTTTGTCAGCATGTTTGCACCATATCCCCAGCCAACACCCATCAAGGTTGTCCAAGGCCTCGCCTTGTTGATATAGTTTATAGCTATGCAGATATCATCACTATCAGCAGCCGTAAATAACCTACATAACATAAAGTAGTTAAGAAGTCCCTACCATGTTCACCTATCTTAACCATTAAAATAAGGTACTCCCATTCGGCCATTCCAATATATTACACAGGGAAAGAATAGTACATATCATAACCCTTTGGTTGATTCTGAATCCCTAACCACTTGTACATGAGTGGATTATTGATtgatgcaaatgcaataaatacATAGCATAAGTAACGATACCGGGGAGTGGTGAGGGGAGAACGGGCGCATCCTCTGGGATTCATGACAACAGGAAAGAAGCCTCTCTTGAGAGATTCAACCACAAACCTCCTTATGTTCCTCTCATTGCTTCCTTCTGTAGTTCCAGGAACAAGCAGCAGAGTAGAATCCAAACCACGCTCCTCTTCCAGCTCCAAATTGGAAGGCCAATCCAACGAAACAACACCTCCATCCTCTGTACTCACGCACACTCTCTGGAAGCTCAGGCACTCCGCCTTCTCGTCACACTCCGAATCCCTGACCTCGATCCTGCCGCTGTTGATGGTGACGTAATGCCTCTCCTCCGTGACGAGCTTCTGGCTGGCGTCGGCCTCAAAGGACACCGTAGGGCAGCGCAGAAGAACGAAGCGGTTGAAAGGTGTGGGGCTGGAGAAGAGGATCCAGTCGCCAATATGGGGAGCGGGCGGCGGTTTCTTGGGGGAATTAATGCGGGAGATGTAGAGTGCGGCGCCGGAGGCAAAACCGAGGGCGGGAGTGATGAAATCAAGGGAGTTGACGGAAGGGTAGTGCGTGATTAAGCTCTGGAAGAGATTCTCGAAGGGGGAGGGTGAAGATTGTGGTGGCATAGAGCAGGCGACTAGTGTGGGCATGGCCATGCGCTTGTGCTTATGCTTATGCTTCAGCCTTGGGCGCCTGAAAACGCGAAACTCCCGAGGCCGAAAAGGTTTAGAAGAAAGACGAGGGTTGAAGTCGAAGGTGAAATtggaggtagaagaagaagaagtgaggGTCATGGTAGGTTGAATATGGTTCCGATGGAGGGAGGTTCCTCTTGTAATATAATTAATGGTTCCTCCCTCAACATTCAATAAGATTACGGTCCAAATTTAATGGCTAAACTCATCACCGCATGTTACCATCAACTATATATACATTGCTCTCACTCAATTCATCATCTCTAGTCTCCTCCCATGTTCTAGAGTTTTGTAGGGACTAGGGAGGGTCCTCATTTATAGGCCCAAAGGCCCATTTATATTGGACCCCTTGCGACTTCCACAAGGAAAAAAGGCCTTATTTATCAATCATAGAGGCCTTTCTCTTGTCTTTATGTATGTCTGGGTTACCAAGTCATTTATAGTTTCTTGTCCAAAaacaaaagatattttttgtttaaagaaatttaatctccatgtcccaaaaaaataatattaatcttCATGCAATGTTAATGTACAACAAAGGAAACTAGCtttcattataataaaaaaaaaaaggaaactaGCTTTGCATGTTAAAAAAATAGGGAAAATTGAGAGTGTTGTTGTGATAAGATTTGTTAAGTGGATGCCCATGTTAAGTGGATGCCCATTTATGAAGGACGGTGTAGTATTCTCAAGGAAGAATGCTTTTAATAAGCATTTGAAAATTATCCTATGTACATCTATAAATAGAAGTTCAAGCCTCTGAATGTTacacacaacaataataaacaaatactctctcttttcttttttacacTACAAAGCAATATAAAAatgttctctttctttctcttactataaacaaatgcaattctctttctttttacttttaatacttctttctatctttatatatatatttatgcaattatctctctctttactttttatactcttttctatctttatatatatatacacattacaacatataatattattatatatgtacaaatcattattgagctaattattttaatgctaGAGTCTTATATTaatacatctttattttatatttaatatatcttttatttatttcacaacacgttatcagtacgagactctgatcaaatttttaggaagactcaggtaacaaattttcattatgtcgaaactctctcatcttgaattcaatactcttgatatatctgaaaacaattatttatcatggatactagatgttGAATCAATCTTGATTCAATgaatcttggagataccattaaggttgaaaataatgcatcctagaaggataaagccaaagccatgatttttcttcgtcgtcatcttgacgaaagattgaaaaatgaatatctcacattaaaagatcctacagatctttggaaagaccttgaagaaaggtataatcatcagaaaacggtgatacttcctcaagcccgatatgaatggacgcatttgcgtttacaagattttaaatctataaatgaatataattctgcaatgtttcaaatcacctcacgaatgaaattgtGTGGGAAAAAAATAACtgatcatgatatgttggagaaaattttctcaaccttccatgcctcgaatgtgctcctgcagtagCAGTATCGAGAGAAAGggtttaaaaatattatgagttaatttcttgccttcttgttgctgaacgcaacaatgagttgttattgaaaaatcatgaagcgcgcccagctggcgctgccccatttcctgaagtaaatgtggcaaattaccccagaagaggtaaatggcaagattttaataataagaaaaattatggaaggaaaaaaaattatgttcaaaagagaggatctcaccagaagtgggataaagaaaggaatatcgggtagaataaatcaacagaggataagtgtttccgttgtagtggaaagggccattggtcacgtacctgtcgtacccaaaggcacctagtcgatctttaccaggcatctttgaaaaaggacgacaaaggaaaggaaacaaattttgtttcaaatgatgctgagaactccaccactcattatgatgtatctgatttctttgaggatcctgaaggaaatattggttatttgatcaatgatggaatagtttaatatgtgggaTTGTGAAGTATCtgtgtaaataaataatgtaaagaacttattgttaagttttattttctatgtatttaagtATCAAATGTGATATACATAAATattgaaatattaatgtttatgaattttgaaattattaaatgtgtcaaattttaaaataaaattttagtatatgacattattttatgcacagtgtttcttagaaaaataattctgatcaagtattcaatttaactgtTCATACTactcatttaattattatttgtttttgaagagaatggcaaggatatgtaatgaagatgtatgccttgcggatagtgcaagttcgcacactattctcaaaagtgatatatattttatccatcttgtgccaaaagaggaatatgttaatactattattggctcagacaatgtgatagaaggctccagaagagctataattttatttcctggaggaacaaaatttataataaataatgcactattatctaccaagtctctgaagaacttgttgagtttcaaagatattcgccgaaatggatatcatattgagacgatgaatgagggaaatcatgagtatttatgtatcacaactcatgattcaaataagaaagttatattagaaaaattaccctcactttcatctgggttgattataccaagattagtgcaattgaatcacaaattactataaaccagaagtttactagcccaaatgaattcataacttagcacgaccgattgggtcatccgggaacaaccatgatgaggagaattattgaaaactctcatggatattcactaaagaactagaagattcttaaaactagtgaattttgttgtgctgcatgttcttaggaaaagttaattttaaggccatcaccagtaaaggttggatttgagtccctgaattcctagaaagaattcaaggtgatatatgtggacctattcatccaccatgtggatcttttagatattttatggtcctaatagacgcatctttgagatggtcacatgtgtgcttattatcttctcgcaacctggcgttagCGAGATTACtagctcaaattattcgattaaaagcacaatttccagaaaatccaatcaaagcaattcgtcttgataatgctggtgaatttacttcccaagcatttgatgcttattgtatggctaatggaataagtgttgaacatccaatagtttatgttcacacacaaaatgggttagcagaatcacttattaaacgcctccaattaattgctagacccttgcttatgagaacaaatctcccaacctcagTTTGGGGGCATgttattttacatgccgcagcacttattcgtttgaggccaacgagttaccatcagttctctcctatgcaactagcttttggccagcagccaaatgtttcccatttaagaatatttgggtgtgcgatatatgttctcattgcaccacctaatcgcaccaaaatgggaccccaaagaaaattgggaatatatattggatatgattctccctctatagtgaggtatcttgagatacaaactgaaGATGTATTTAAAGTCCGGTTTGCgaattgtcattttgatgaatcaaaattttcaacattagggggagagtataagcttcctgaaaaggaacttaactggaatgcatcatcgttgatgcatttagatcctcgatcagggcaatgtgaactggaagttcaaaagattatacatttgcaaagaatagcaaatgaattgcctgatgcattttctgatacaaagaggataactaaatcttatataccagcgaaaaatgccccaattcgaattgatgtcccagtagga is part of the Arachis duranensis cultivar V14167 chromosome 1, aradu.V14167.gnm2.J7QH, whole genome shotgun sequence genome and encodes:
- the LOC107496092 gene encoding uncharacterized protein LOC107496092 isoform X1, which gives rise to MTLTSSSSTSNFTFDFNPRLSSKPFRPREFRVFRRPRLKHKHKHKRMAMPTLVACSMPPQSSPSPFENLFQSLITHYPSVNSLDFITPALGFASGAALYISRINSPKKPPPAPHIGDWILFSSPTPFNRFVLLRCPTVSFEADASQKLVTEERHYVTINSGRIEVRDSECDEKAECLSFQRVCVSTEDGGVVSLDWPSNLELEEERGLDSTLLLVPGTTEGSNERNIRRFVVESLKRGFFPVVMNPRGCARSPLTTPRLFTAADSDDICIAINYINKARPWTTLMGVGWGYGANMLTKYLAEVGERTPLTAVTCIDNPFDLDEATRTSPYHNISDQKLTNGLIDILQTNQALFQGKTKDFDVEKALLAKSVRDFDEAISMVSYGFGAIQDFYSKCSSRNVIRDIKIPVLFIQSDNAMIPAFSVPRNLIAENPYTSLLLCSCSPSSVIDTDTAMSWCQLLTIEWLTAVELGLLKGRHPLLTDIDVTVNPSKGLAVVEEIRPDKNDKARKLLDLTRSDAFNGYLVDPTQDFLEESNTDANLNVRPKQDLQSNLYHEDMRLQVKNGALQETSSTDAKVIEEGNVGSIDGENGQVLQTAQVVINMLDVTMPGTLTEEQKKKVLTAVGQGETLMKALQDAVPEDVRGKLTDSVTAIMHARGSELKFDKILHIPQSREALSGKKNQEKSRVSSGTEGVLADQSSSNQMKKTSGSVGGSDNVSDGTGKPAGKTETEVLPLEKSSNSGNLTQSQESGNEVGSSRAETSESRDNNGTKEELKEKNTDIDHGEKGSETGAKPYTPSQPAEVVRIEAEAGAEQKNPNSEMARTDMKEESNVQKVEQKSQDLSNDQSKMTLTDAKDMSSPARPSEHQTTEGEGDQSKMTLTDAKDLTSPPMPSEHQTTEGEGNDSEKKDNKNTQHISHQTNSTRSDSSSAVFSVSQALDALTGMDDSTQVAINSVFGVIENMLSQLEQSSNNKGEDKNGKDFERELGEKKHSDDQSMDSKTSGGSSGKNHNNAVCLESDSCDKGEQLTNTLHTTNRSGVFNSENCDSENHIVHKGTNMNSQLIDQRFLSHKWDGQQPVNRMPLLYGDSPYNEYLRKCLVSKIPSKSLDLDTTTALFLDYFPAEGQWKLFDQPQNIENAANYPATSEEAVLKMKAHSSAKSSDAQEYIEPSYVILDTDKKQEPIEEFVSSDTMNEVIDTSEQSEELIQFVKKRVLDALKIEVGRKLNASEMNEMKLTLEVDLEHVANEISLAVAHSKVQLCTEGQFHIVQGDAEKIGTLDGEHIIGVISSSVQETGYLRLVMPVGVIVGSILAALREYFNVTTLQDNVQRVSHSDENEEKPGKKNYGNVTVAEIDQVPLEKSSLENPTKREEAESISENSNKNTVMVGAVTAALGASALLMQQEDPQQGSGTAERSSLPLKIKDQHQKGPKQFVEEVSEKNQNNLVTSLAEKAMSVAAPVVPTKEGGEVDQERLVAMLADLGQKGGLLRLVGKIALLWGGIRGAMSLTDRLISFLRIAERPLYQRIFGFVGMILVLWSPVAIPLLPTLVRSWTTQTPSRFAEFTCIVGLYTSTVILIMLWGKRIRGYENAFEQYGLDLKSSHQIFELLKGFLGGIILVFSIHAVNAFLGCATFSWPCSPSSLDAVTCFKVYGKMLLVVVQGTVMASGIALVEELLFRSWLPQEIAVDLGYFHGVIISGLVFSLLQRSLIAVPGLWLLSLSLSGARQRNGGSLSIPIGIRTGIITSTFFLQKGGLLTYSNPGNFPLWVTGTHPFQPFSGLVGLVFSFSLAILLYPTRTQKKEAQE
- the LOC107496092 gene encoding uncharacterized protein LOC107496092 isoform X2, whose translation is MGVGWGYGANMLTKYLAEVGERTPLTAVTCIDNPFDLDEATRTSPYHNISDQKLTNGLIDILQTNQALFQGKTKDFDVEKALLAKSVRDFDEAISMVSYGFGAIQDFYSKCSSRNVIRDIKIPVLFIQSDNAMIPAFSVPRNLIAENPYTSLLLCSCSPSSVIDTDTAMSWCQLLTIEWLTAVELGLLKGRHPLLTDIDVTVNPSKGLAVVEEIRPDKNDKARKLLDLTRSDAFNGYLVDPTQDFLEESNTDANLNVRPKQDLQSNLYHEDMRLQVKNGALQETSSTDAKVIEEGNVGSIDGENGQVLQTAQVVINMLDVTMPGTLTEEQKKKVLTAVGQGETLMKALQDAVPEDVRGKLTDSVTAIMHARGSELKFDKILHIPQSREALSGKKNQEKSRVSSGTEGVLADQSSSNQMKKTSGSVGGSDNVSDGTGKPAGKTETEVLPLEKSSNSGNLTQSQESGNEVGSSRAETSESRDNNGTKEELKEKNTDIDHGEKGSETGAKPYTPSQPAEVVRIEAEAGAEQKNPNSEMARTDMKEESNVQKVEQKSQDLSNDQSKMTLTDAKDMSSPARPSEHQTTEGEGDQSKMTLTDAKDLTSPPMPSEHQTTEGEGNDSEKKDNKNTQHISHQTNSTRSDSSSAVFSVSQALDALTGMDDSTQVAINSVFGVIENMLSQLEQSSNNKGEDKNGKDFERELGEKKHSDDQSMDSKTSGGSSGKNHNNAVCLESDSCDKGEQLTNTLHTTNRSGVFNSENCDSENHIVHKGTNMNSQLIDQRFLSHKWDGQQPVNRMPLLYGDSPYNEYLRKCLVSKIPSKSLDLDTTTALFLDYFPAEGQWKLFDQPQNIENAANYPATSEEAVLKMKAHSSAKSSDAQEYIEPSYVILDTDKKQEPIEEFVSSDTMNEVIDTSEQSEELIQFVKKRVLDALKIEVGRKLNASEMNEMKLTLEVDLEHVANEISLAVAHSKVQLCTEGQFHIVQGDAEKIGTLDGEHIIGVISSSVQETGYLRLVMPVGVIVGSILAALREYFNVTTLQDNVQRVSHSDENEEKPGKKNYGNVTVAEIDQVPLEKSSLENPTKREEAESISENSNKNTVMVGAVTAALGASALLMQQEDPQQGSGTAERSSLPLKIKDQHQKGPKQFVEEVSEKNQNNLVTSLAEKAMSVAAPVVPTKEGGEVDQERLVAMLADLGQKGGLLRLVGKIALLWGGIRGAMSLTDRLISFLRIAERPLYQRIFGFVGMILVLWSPVAIPLLPTLVRSWTTQTPSRFAEFTCIVGLYTSTVILIMLWGKRIRGYENAFEQYGLDLKSSHQIFELLKGFLGGIILVFSIHAVNAFLGCATFSWPCSPSSLDAVTCFKVYGKMLLVVVQGTVMASGIALVEELLFRSWLPQEIAVDLGYFHGVIISGLVFSLLQRSLIAVPGLWLLSLSLSGARQRNGGSLSIPIGIRTGIITSTFFLQKGGLLTYSNPGNFPLWVTGTHPFQPFSGLVGLVFSFSLAILLYPTRTQKKEAQE